In Mytilus trossulus isolate FHL-02 chromosome 10, PNRI_Mtr1.1.1.hap1, whole genome shotgun sequence, the DNA window gtttaggggtggggatctggacgtTTACAAGATACAagcacattctcaaattgaagggGGTGGAGATGACCCCCGGGGACCtccctttaatttcatttgatttgttttattgtcccattcAATGGctgaaatgaaaaacatataccGGTAAAtgatatatggtttaggggtggggatctggaccgtttacaagataaaaGCATATTCTGAAAATGAAGGGGGTGGGGATGACCCCCCAGGtactccccctatatttcatatgatttgttctATTGTCCTATAATTATTTCTGAAGACTGCATGTATCTATCACTTacagttttcaagttatattcattttaaaattttagaaaataaaatcccaTGGGGTTCTATAGTAAACCCCTCCCTTCTTtctacccccccttttttttctaaattttatctatgtttgttttaaagtaaatgatgtTCATATGATATTTCTGCATAATGTTTGCACATATTATGGAATTGTTTTATGATTGTTCAAGGCTATCAATATCATAGGGTAATTGTAATCAGAACATAGAGTGGGGCGCCCATATTCGCCGGGGACACAATTTCGTTATGATTTTAAGGTGTAAAAAGTTCAAAGGATGGctgaaatgaaaaacatataccGGTAAATGATATTGtgtaacaaatatgattattttctaaaactgaGACAAAATTACGGCACCTCCAGAAAGGACAGAAAAACGGACAACGATTTTCGGCCAATTTCCTGAAGAACTAACACGAATTCAAAGAAGCATTTCTAAGTAATTTTTTGACTGAATGCCCTAAATTTCAGTTCTTTAcacctttgaaatgtctgctattcatctataataaagaaattgatttaatcaatgtttttaaaagctgcggttatttggttttaaatagatgtgtaaaaacggcgaatatgtgtcccccattgacAAAATCAGGAAATTTGAAACACTCTTTAATCTAACTTGTCAGAtgattatattcaaacaaacacgttttcaagcttaagaatattttgcatttgaagttatcttcatatagaaatatcagtatacttcaaaaacatttagacctgaacataaactgtagaaaacatgaaaagatgttgcgaaaatgagcaccccactctaacgatgaaattgaaaatgaaattccTTATGACACGCCCTTTTACAAAATTACATAACTAAGTTATTTGGGTCAAGTGATAACCTTATCTCTAGTAGATATACTTTAACTGGTTTTCATCACCATGTGGTTTGCtaaattaattttcatcattattGGCAGATTCTGTAGAGTGTTGGTGAGATCAGGGCTAACAGGTATGCCcccataaaatatcaaataaaaaaatgttgggtTCACatgataagatttttttttaaatattttgcgTTTATAATCAAGCCACTACCTTACACCATGGAACAACTCTGGAACATTTTGTTATTGATAGTCAAACTGAAATACCTTAAACCCCATATCATATATTTCAGGTATTCAACAAGTCCCCATCTTGAAAAATGGACTCTCCTTACCATTATTATCAAACTCTTATAAGAGTTTCATTAGTGAAAACAACCATATAAGTTAGAAGagtatatgattttatttttttgcacatAAAGCTAACAATGTAAAAGtcagatatatttaaaatttcctgacttgtatttactttaaaaaatttgacaacatattacttatataatgttgttttaattttattgtcatgtattgtaatttcaatgaaaaaaatcaacacaattatttgtacactttaatttaaacTAATTGTACTGCTCCTCGGGGCGTCttgattgacaaataaaaattgttgttgttgttgttgttgtaggTCAAAGTGACCaaacatttgatatttgtctaaaatgtgtaacCAAAAATTCGCTATCTTATACATTATTCATATGATTCTGACTTTTGACTTTTCAAGTGGGCCAAGGAAAGCATGAAAATACATATACTAagtaaaatttcttcaaaagatTAAGgcatttaatttaaagtttgtaaaatagcattgttaaaaacttccatgaaggaattaaaatatttaaggaataactgtaatattttttctgtctatgaagaaataacataaaaaattgggtGCACACTGAATCAAGCgcatagcgggttatttaacagtgtgcaccacatttttaatgttattttgaatagacagaaaaaatattacagttatttcttataatttaattctaaattccattttaaaccgtagaaaaccatgaaaaaacattgatgatgtCATGGTCAAattactaaattatgtctatgagttcataacaaaataaggtcagccaatcagaagacgccttacatccaaaattaaattacatgtattgcCTAATAAACAATTTCTTCACTGTATATAATACCTAACATTCAATCAtgtgcaaaaaattaaacctaatTTTGATTAGGTTTTAAcaaaatgactaaaaaattaatttcgcattaaaatttacaatctGATTAAATCAACAAGCATTCTGTGTGAATTGCATGGCAGTACATAGTCCCCTACCGAATTAAATTCTTtgtaatgaaacaaaaataaaacttgatcTCTAATTTGTCATGGTATAAACTGCATATCAAATATaaggtttatatttttaagcatgagtggaaaactgattatttaaattattttttttaagttcaagaATCACAACTCTGAACAAAACCATCAGTTGATCAGACCagaacaaaatttgaatttgatcagTAATGAGAAAACAACATACCTAATATCAAATCATTATCCTCACACATAACATAAAAAGGcgaaaactgattatttgacTGAAGTTCAAGGACCATAACTCCGCTGAAAATCGTTAAACcggaacaaaattcaaatttgatctgtaacttgtcatgataaaacaatataccaaatatcaaatcaatatcttcaatcataaagaaaaaagtgtggaaaactgatgTGCCAGACTGACAgatagacagacagacagatggaccGAGTGCAAAACTAAAGTTGTCTTGCACTTCAACAGAAGGGGACTAATAACATGCATTTACAAGGaatccattttttaaattacacaCATTTTCAAGTTATATTTGTCATCTTCATTTTGAGAAACTATAATGTCCTCTTTACACATTTTTCTATCCTTTTGAGACAGCCTAGAGAAATAAACAGAAATCTGGGAGCCAGTTAGATATTCAGATTTCTTAAATCTTCTCTCTCCATTTTTTACTTCCACCACCATTAACTTAGCTGCCTCAAAAGGATCAACCTTCCTGCCAGTGTGTTTGCCTATATCAAACTGGTCTTGCATGAACTGTTTTTGTTCAACATTAAAAatcgttttctttttcttcatttttagaGCCCAACCAATTTTTGCTGCATTTGCTGTTTCAGAAGTAGTAGAACATgaaatattaacagtttatccaATTGAACACTTCACTCTGATTTTGATCTGTTCATCAATGACTGCTTTTTCAACTGATAGTTACAATTTCCTAAGAGATTGTTCTAGACCACTATTATTGTTGAACAACCTGTCACAACCTTCTATAGGACAACTGTAAATATTTCCTTCAGATTTTGCTTTCTTTGCTGGTGGCTCGCACTCTTCCACTTCTTCTTCCTCTGTCATATCATCTGAAAAGCAATTATGAAATTCCAAATTTTAGAGAAGTTGATTGCAGAGAAAAATTTAAGAGCTTCATATTAACGTAGGCAACTGCTGCCAAGACAATCTATGACAACCTCTGTTATACAATGTATGATATGATTTATTTATGCACCCCATTGCAggttttattttggaaaaatgCATTAAGTAAAttaattaacataattaatttaatataaaaatccAAACATGTGATTTGAATTCCACTGAGACAAAATTTTCACTACAGACCAAAGTATGATGATGAAAGCATCTATAGGGCCACCATATATCCTTTAACAATGACATAAACATACTGTATAGTAAAGCACTAACATTATATTTCTGTAATAACaggtttttttattacaatttttatgTACACATTATCCTACCTGCAGAAAATACATTGCAAGATTTCTCCAACCAATTTTGAACTGTTTTCAACTGGGAAACATTCATATCTTGACAGATATCTGTCCATGGAATTAATTTTCCTGAAATAAAGGTTAAACAAAGTACATACATATGGTCGtataaatttctatatttaaaaccacaatttaaaatcttttctgataattttatcataaatttcgacattataaaaacaagtgAGGACACACAATAATGTCACAAACGTGTTTTATATTCCTATCGTAAAGACTCTTTTTCCATACTtttctatacttttttttcaccTACAAGAACTAAATAATTTCTAATCAGACATTATTAAATTTATGTAATTATTGATGATTCCTGATGTGGGATTTTAGAGATGGAGTTATTGTTTTTCTAGAAGGCTGTTTCAGAATTTATTTAATTAGGAGTATTTGAGGtacttcttttatatataaaaaaaaaacacttctgtGAGCGACTCCAATCCtctaatataattaattttggattatcatttgatatattttaccTGCTCCTATTCCATATGCTTTCCACACTCTCAAACACGAATcctcaaatttgaaattatgcAACTGTGATATTCCTGGTAttgatttaatgatattttgaaCAGGATCTAGGTCAATTACAGGAGTTACCACTTTAACTCTATAGTTGAAgttctttttcaaatcaatagcctgaaatcaaacaaatatagaTATCAACCCATATTGATTCAACTACTAAAAAATAATGTCCTTCTAGGAAATAGGATAATCCACATATATCTAAAActtttttaagatttatgacttataccaaaatatatacaatactgtggattcatttttatttgtggtataccaattttcgtggttttcgtgggtCACAGCAAACCACGAATTTAAGAATTCCACGAAGAATAAtcccgaattttttttttggaatcggATGTTTATTTCCGGTTATGTTATGCAGTTTCCGTATAGTGTTGCCTGGCGATACTCATTGCAACACAACACATGTTTTTATTGAAAGAAGATACAAGTATTTGATTAAATCAATAATGAATTAAAACTGTTCATGGTAAATAACTGCAATTTGTTAATTACCGTGTCATAGTTTGGATTACTGGTGAATAAAAATCAATAGGATTAAGTACGGGGATATTGCCCgtaggtaatattgtttatgacaggaacatttattttcacaccttttACTTATTTGACGGTTTATTATACTGTGATTAGGgaaataatctttcaatcataTATCAATCAAGGATATTTTAATGCATCATAAAATTCcgacaaatatttataaattgtaaaacaaaaagtaattaGTTGTCTCTGTTCTCCATTATAATTGAAGTTTTAAATGAACACTTTAACCTAAAATGACCAAACGAGGATTTTGACAATTCaaacttttttaatgaatttcgtcttttttgttttattattgatcaaaccAAGGTTTTATGACATCCTAAATCAAACAGAAATTCACGAATTACGTATctgaattttttaattttttttaatcagcgATCCACGAATTTACGTTTACCAcgaaatgtctttttttttctatccacgaaaaataaatgaatccacagtaggtGGATTTCttcaaatgtcaaatttaaacTTGCCCAACCAAGATGTCAGCATTAGAGATATAATTTGGTGAAAGCACTTTGCTAatgcaatatatttcaatttgttaatGATTTTGTTGAAACCTactcaaaaaattaaaaagataactcaaatttcttatttttacattaccaagaaccataactcaggaataatgaacaataaaaatactttaaataaaaaatctgcTTGTGCTAAATGGTCTGTCACAAAATTTATAAGCACCAAATAATTTCTCGATGGATTTATGATGCCCAAATCATTGAATGCAAATCAATTTGCCAATGTCTACATTTATGTAATGAGAATGTAAAACTGAATGACATCTATGCCTTTTTTTGTTAGGATATATTACATTAAGCAatgatcattttaaaaattaaaaaaagaaattaattagAATTGTAAACCcttatattgtaatattatatttgaccacaaaCTATGCAATACACACCCTTTTCATCTGTTCTGCTGTTACTACATCATTTCCTTCATTCACATATCTCTTAATGATCGACTTTAAATGTGATGCTCTACGATCACAAGGTCCTAccggaaaaaaagtaaaaacatccTGGGTAATCGGTAATTTCAGGACTGACAATGACTTGCAACATGAACCCAttcatatttgttaatattgtCATTATTCTATTTCAATGCATGTCATAGCTTACTTTATAATATGGAATTTTGCTTATTCTTAATGGCCATACAGAGATATTAAtcagaaagttgtctcattgacaattgtACAAAATCTCCcaatttttacatataaaacattCTCTTCATAAATTTGGCcaatagttttcttgtttgaattgttttagatTGTCATTTCAAGGCCTTTTATAGGCTTGTTGACTATGCTGTGTAGACTTTGCTCTTTTGTTGAAGGCcaaacggtgacctatagttagtAATTGGTGTTTAAAggtttcttgtggagatttGCCTCagttgcaatcataccacattttcttttttacatctAATCATCATCTTGAATTGGCAGCTGTCTTTTCTTATTTATCAAGATTGTGTGAAATACTTTTGCTTTCATGGTGTTTAATTCAGGCAAATTTTCCATTACATCAAGGGTTATTGAGTCTGTCATAACAATTTCACAGCTAATAATCATGAAAACAGAATGAATGTTACCTTTCCCATCTTGTGCTTCACAAAAATTATAGGTTTTGATTGTCCCTTTCAATGTTTGGTGTAAGGCAGCTATGGTATTGGTACTTTTGTAGCAGCCTGCATCGTCAGAAAACAAATGTACATTTGGAAGACCTTGGTTCATTTGAATTAAATCTTGGACAACATCAGAAATGATAGAAGATGTGACCGATGAATCTTCAGCAACAGTTGAAGAGAACAAATGTACATGAGTGAAAGACTGATATGTGTCAGATGGTCCTTTCATCAGTGAAACACTGATATGCCAATTTATGCCTCGTTTTGCAAACCAACCTGTTTGCCCTTCTCTGAATTTGCGAGGCAAGAACTTCATTGCCCAGTCTATGGTTATTTTaggttaacatttttttttcttcaaagatTTCCAGAGTATGCCTCCTTGCCTCTTCCTGATTTCTTGAGCGTAATATGTGTCCTTTCCACTCCCTAATGTCATCAACTGCTTTTTCAATCTGTGTTAATGAAAATAAAGGtgattatatttcaaataaagcagtaacaaatacatgtactcacattatcttaaaaatgtaagaaaaataataatttttgatcTTACACTTTATGTTACGAATATCgaaaaacatgtttattgaaaacaaaactgttactTGGAAGGACACTGTAGCCAGCTTCATTCTTTTGATTTATTGCAGTCAAATTTTAGGAATTAATTAATAGGTGAAAAAGGCTACAATTTTAAGTTGATCTAAATTCATTAACTAGTAGTAGTcttgaaatattaatataacCATTTCAAATAAACTTTGATTCTAATAAATCTCTACAACTATCTCAAATAAACATTGATCCTACAAAATGCTAGATTATTTGATAGTTTGGTTTTGTTCCTGTCAAAAATTGTGCATTAAGTAATAGGTGAATAAAGACATTGTCAGTTCTAACTGTAAAATTCAGATGGTAACCATAATAAAtgtctattcattttttctgggCGTAAAAAAAGGATCAGAAACAACAATGTCAAAAATATCCATTATTTTTGCCGGGGTTCAGAGATTATGGTCATATGCAATGTTTTTAAAGGTGAGATTTATCAGTTAAGTATAAAATACCTTATAATCAGACTTTAAGTATCTTTTAACTTCAAGAAGATCAGCCTTCATCTTTTTGATATCCTCATCTTCACATTCAAATCCTTCCAAAACTTCTTCAATATCTCTTAACGCTCTTCCACCTTCAGCCACATAATAGTCCAAACCTTCCACACTATGTCTTACAGAAGCAGCACATTCTTCCAGAATCTTATACATTGTGCTTGTGcctgaaataaacaattctaCATTATTATTTAGAAATTTGAACATGTTGTTTGATTAGtcattaaataatattatatgtttatcatGTTAATGAATTAAGAATAAGAACTCTGCTTTGTATAAGACCCACCTACACGTTGATGCCAGATTTTTAACATGCTACTTCACAGGGTAACAGTCTGCAAGAAAACTGGTCACCTGACTCATACATTTTCTTCTGACTCTGAGCTGACCAGTCTTTGTTCTTACTCCTTAATGCCACATGTTTAGCAGAGAAGCAGCATATACCAACTCTAAATGTGTTCGAACCAActttgtaatataaaataatttctctTAATTTCAAAGCAAACAGGATAAATctggtaaaataaaaactagaggctctaaagagcctgtgttgctcaccttggtatatgtgaattaaacaaaggaagcagacagttcatgacaaaattgtgtttaggtgattgtgatgtgtttgtacatcttactttactgaacattcttgctgcttacaattatctctatctataatgaacttgtccgtgtagtttcagtggaaaatgttggtaaaaatttacaaattttatgaaaattgttaaaaattgattatataggacaataacttcttaggggatcaattgaccattttggtcattttgacttatttttgagtcttaaattgctgtacattattgctgtttacagtttatctctatctacatagatgccaacccccttttgacacaatcagtaacaaactatcaaattttccgtatttttgaaaagttttcagtaatcattCATAAACGTGCATTTACCAATAAAATCTACTGACGAGTTGTTGCAAGGTGATGTGCactaaaatttgtttattatgttgtctgttgtatgtATTCCATTAATTAATTGTTCAGATATTCTCGACTCGTACATTTTGGTTTTGTCAAGGAGAagaagagaaagggggaaaGCTacttaaggtggcacggtagtatttgctttccagaatttaggttgctcttttgtgtaccctacttaggtaaatgtatctaaacagtgtgattggacaaaaaatacagtatcaactgaacatactttcccaaactgagtgattaatcaggtgtagaaaaatatgaaataattttacatacagatgaaaatgaatttttgagaattttttttaaatttcgcattcactgcaccataaaagacctaaatgtactagtggccttaggattttaaaaaaagcaaaaaaagtaaacggtcatgatacatattcaaattcatttctgaaaggtaaaatgaaagtactttagttaactgtgaatgtagaattttttgcagtgttagaaagtggtgaaaattctaaaaaggctatcattatcccttatggcccAGGAAATACAGTGCCACCTTAATTCATAAATGCACGTTTGCCTCTTTGGAAGTCAGTTAGTTTTCAACAACTGATAAAAATccgcattttacaaaattgaacggCGATGATTGGTAATCCGTAACTATTCAACTTTGACCGTAATAGCttagtttttaaagtaaaatcgGAAAAACTACGCAAAAATCGTAAAAGTTGGCATCtatgtataattatattcaagataataaccaaaaacagcaaaatttccttaaaattaccaatttaggggcagcaacctaacaacgagttgtccgattcatctaaaaatttcagggcagatagatcttgaccagatgaaaaattttaccccttgtcagatttgctataaatgctttgatttttgagttataagacaaaaactgcattttacccctatgttctatttttagccgtagcagtcatcttggttggtttgcccggtcacaaaacacaatttttaaaactagatagcctaataatgattctggctatgtttggtaaaatttggcccagtagtttcagaggagaagatttttgtaaaagttaactaagatttacggaaaatggttaaaaattgactataaagggcaataactcctaaaggggtcaacagaccatttttgtcatgttgacttatttgtaaatcttactttgctgaacattattgctatttccagtttatctctatctataataattttcaagataataaccaaaaacagtaaaatttccttaaaattaccaatttaggggcagcaacccaacaatgggttgtccgattcatctgaaaatttcagggcagatagatcttgacctgattaacaattttactcgtgtcagatttgctctaaatgctttggtttttgagttataagccaaaaactgcattttatccctatgttctttttttagccgtagctgccatcttggttggtttgcccggtcacaaaccacaatttttaaactagatagcctaataatgattctggctataattggtaaaatttggcccagtagtttcagaggagaagatttttgtaaaagttaactaagatttacggaaaatggttaaaaattgactataaagggcaataactcctaaaggggtcaacagaccattttggtcatgttgacttatttgtaaatcttactttgctgaacattattgctgtttacagtttatctccatctataataatattcaagataataaccaaaaacagtaaaatttccataaaattaccaatttaggggcagcaatcCATCAATGgtttgtctgattcatctgaaaatttcagggcagatagattttgacctgataaacaatttaaccccctataagatttgctctaaatgctttggtttttgagttataagccaaaaactgcattttatccctatgttctttttttagccgtagctgccatcttggttggtttgcccggtcacaaaccacaatttttaaactagatagcctaataatgattctggctataattggtaaaatttggcccagtagtttcagaggagaagatttttgtaaaagttaactaagatttacggaaaatggttaaaaattgactataaagggcaataactcctaaaggggtcaacagaccattttggtcatgttgacttatttgtaaatcttactttgctgaacattattgctgtttacagtttatctccatctataataatattcaagataataaccaaaaacagtaaaatttccat includes these proteins:
- the LOC134686969 gene encoding uncharacterized protein LOC134686969 isoform X2, which gives rise to MKFLPRKFREGQTGPCDRRASHLKSIIKRYVNEGNDVVTAEQMKRAIDLKKNFNYRVKVVTPVIDLDPVQNIIKSIPGISQLHNFKFEDSCLRVWKAYGIGAGKLIPWTDICQDMNVSQLKTVQNWLEKSCNVFSADDMTEEEEVEECEPPAKKAKSEGNIYSCPIEGCDRLFNNNSGLEQSLRKL
- the LOC134686969 gene encoding uncharacterized protein LOC134686969 isoform X1 encodes the protein MKFLPRKFREGQTGWFAKRGINWHISVSLMKGPSDTYQSFTHVHLFSSTVAEDSSVTSSIISDVVQDLIQMNQGLPNVHLFSDDAGCYKSTNTIAALHQTLKGTIKTYNFCEAQDGKGPCDRRASHLKSIIKRYVNEGNDVVTAEQMKRAIDLKKNFNYRVKVVTPVIDLDPVQNIIKSIPGISQLHNFKFEDSCLRVWKAYGIGAGKLIPWTDICQDMNVSQLKTVQNWLEKSCNVFSADDMTEEEEVEECEPPAKKAKSEGNIYSCPIEGCDRLFNNNSGLEQSLRKL